The Nitrosomonas sp. genomic sequence ATGGGAGCAGGCTTTAGCGAGAACATGGTGAGTCGATTGCCAGAGGTATGCCCATCCAGATCCACCAGAATATCAATTTGATCCTGCCGAATGATATCTGCCAGATCCAGATCGTTCAACCGATCGACTGTCCGCCAGCTCCTAAAATGGGTTTTCAATCTTACCGTGGTGCCATCCTCTATTGCTGATGCGGCATAGGCATGTAACCTGAGCTCTGCTGATTGCGCGAGGAAGGAAAGTACCGGCTCAAAGAAGTTACTCAGTGAATGCTCTCTGAAAGCTGCGGAAACAAAACCTATATTCAATATTCGCTCTGGTTCTCGTAAATTGGTGTGGTTCTTCCAGCATATTTTGCCTGGAGTCTCATAAAACCCGGCGAACCTGCGGTGCATATCCCACAAGGTTTCATCGTTGGCCGTGTCATCCTGGCTTAAACAAAACAACAAATTACTGAAGCAGCTCGCATAGGAGGGGTCGAGCTGGAGTGCGCGCGCAAAACAGGCGACGCCTTGCTGTACATCACCAAGATCTTTTCTGATGATCCCCAGATTATTGATGGCAGCAACGTAATCTGGCTTTAACCGGATAGCCTGTTCGAATGCCTGTGCAGCACCATGCAAATCATTCTGTGCTTTGAGCACAAGGCCATAGTAACAATGCTCCTCTGGATCCTGCATATTTAGCGCCAAAGCCCGATACGCCACTTCCCGGGCGTCCTTTTTCTGCACCAGGTAGGTATCGCTTAATATCTTCCAGCCAATGAGCCAATCCGGAAAATGGTTCAGCAGGGTGTGTAATCGCACTTCAAGTTCGTGGTATTGCCCCGACATAAATAACTGGATGAGGGTTTCCACTTGCTGATCCGCAGGCAAGTCAATCATCATGACGTTCTGCAAAACCTTAGCCACCAAAATATCGACGTACTGCGGTTATGATCTTTTCAACATCTTCCGCCGCCAGTTGCGGACCCATGGGCAAGCTGAGAACTTCTTTTGCATAACGTGTTGCTATCGGTAAAGCAGTACGAATATTTAAATCGGCGTAGGCCTGCTGCAAATGGGGAGGAACCGGGTAATGGATCAGTGTTTCAATACCTGCTTGTTTCAATGCAGCCTGTAAGGCATCGCGTTCCGGAGTTCTTACAACGTACAGATGCCAGACGGAAGACTGATGCCGAGGCATATCGATCAAACTCAGGGGCAACTCTGCAAAAGCAGTGTGATACCGCTGCGCGATTTCCTGACGTCGTTTGTTCCATCGATCCAGATACTTCAACTTTATCGACAACACAGCGGCCTGCATAGGATCGAGACGGCTGTTGATGCCTCTCTCCTGATTATGGTATTTCACCTTGGAGCCATAATTGGCCAGCATACGTATGCGTTGTGCCAAACCATCATCATTCGTAGTGACGGCACCACCATCACCCAAAGCGCCCAGGTTTTTTCCGGGGTAAAAACTCCATGCAACGGCGTCACCGTGTGAACCGATCTTTCGGCCATTGACCGTTGCGCCATGTGCCTGCGCCGCATCTTCAATCACATATAAATTATGTTGCTTGGCAAGTAAACAGATCGCTTCGATATCGGCAGGTATTCCGTATAAGTGGACGGGGATAATAGCCCTGGTATGGTTTGTAATATATGGCGCAATATCAGAGGCATTGAGCACATATTGCCCTGAAGCGGGCTCGACTGGCAACGGCTCCGCACCAACCGCACTGACTGCTAACCAGGTAGCAATAAAGGTATGTGAAGGTACAATTACTTCATCGCCTGGTCCAATGTTTAAAGCCCGCAGGATTAAGGTTAACGCATCAAGGCCATTGCCCCCACCAATACAATTTCCTGCCCCGACATAGCTTGCAAAGAGCGCTTCAAAATCCTTAACCTCTGTACCGCCAATATATTGACCGGATCGACTGGCGCGCAACACCGCTTCGTCCAGCTCACTGGCCAGTGCATGATAGGCTGCCTTCAGATCTAGAAATGGAATCAAGAGCTGATCTGCCTAGGCCGCCGCCCAACGTGCGCGCATGAAATCTTCATACTTGCGATAATAATCTTCTTCACTATATTTATTGGAGGCCAGACACATCAATACGGAGCCTGAAGAAAAATTATCTATTTCGCGCCAGATCATCGGACAAACATATAGTCCGTAATACGAACGCGCCAAATGAAACTTGTGCTTGTTCTTGCCATCATCCAGGGTAATGTCAAAACTACCAGACATCGCCACGATAAACTGATGCAAGCCTTTGTGTGCATGCCCACCACGTTCTGCCCCACCGGGCACATCGTACACATGGTAAACCCGCTGGATATCAAACGGGATTTGCGAGCTGCTCTCGATAAATGTCAAATTGCCTTGCGGGTTATGAATTTTGGGTAGCTCGATAATTCTGCAATCTTCTAATGGCATAGTTGACTCCTTACATTTGCTTATATTTAAGCAATTTCTGCATTCAATAAATGGTGAAGGCCTTTTTTATGGAGATAATCCATGACCGTTTTGCCATACGTATCACGCATGTGGATATCTGCACCCACGTTTAACAAATACTGAAACACATCGTCATTTTGATGCGCCTCATAGTGACTTAAGGCATACATCAACGCGGTAGTGCCTTTGTAGTTGGTGCTGTTCACATCCAAGCCAAGCGCCAGTAACGCTTTCACAATAGGTAAATGCCCGTGATAGGCGGCGATGATTAAAGCATTCCAGCCGTGTTTATTGCGTGTGTCTAAATGTTGAATCCACTTGCAAGCCTGATGCACGGCTGCTAAATCGCCGACCTCACACGCCATCCACAGCACAGGCAAATAATCTTTGATGAGGTATATGTTGTAATCAATGGTAGCCAGTTCAAAGTACGATTCCGTTTCAGTTATCAGCGTACCCGGCTTGGCTGTGCTTTTAACCAGCTGAATGTGAGTACTTACTATTTGCCAATTTTGGTAGCATGGCATTTGGTATTCTCTAAAATGAAAGGCGCGCAATTGGTTGTGCACTTCGTAGGCCGTTTTACGCCAATCGATGGTCACGTTGGCAAAGTCGATGGCTTTTTTGCTGTAATACGAGGCGCCAATGGCAGGTTGTGGATAGGCTTCAAATTTTTGGGTCACTAACGCCGTTAAGTATGCTTCAAACAAGTCTTGCGCATGCTGCATTTGCTTTAAATAGAGGCTTCTCGCCGTGTCATCGCGCGTGATGGCCACGGTGGCTTGGCCAATGATATCACCAGTGTCGATGCCATCTTCGATGCAATGCAAGGTCACGCCGGTTTCAGTTTCGCCATTTAAAATCGCGTGAATGGCTGGGCATACGCCTTTGTATTTGGGCAGTTTAGAAAAATGGATGTTATACAGTTGCGTGGTCTTAAAACGCTTGGTGTTGATGATTTCATCAAACTGCAATGAGATAAACACCAAATCGTCCATCGCGTACAATGACTCCAAGGTCACACGGGGTACACCCAGTACTTTCGCTTGTTTAATTAACGAGGGTTGCCAGCCATCCACACCCGTATCGGCCTTGACGGGTAAATAACAAATCGGGTGGTTGGGAAACGCATTGACCGCATACGCCAATCCATGCACCGCAATGGCATTTTGCCCTGCGATGCAGATGGTGGGTAAGGCTGTTTTAAACTCTTTGTCCATGGTGTTAAAGGATTTGTATCGACAAATCTCCTGCGACTATTTTTTCGATGTTCAATTGCGTTAAGTAGGTGTTCCACACTGCTAAAAAGCTTTGTTTTAAGGCTTCGGAATACACTTCGTGCGCATCCAACACCGCTAGCATTTGTTGCCCTAGCGCGTCTTGTTGGTAGCGAACACGTACCGCATTACGCATCATACTGATACTGGCCCACGCTTCATCTGCCGATATCCAACGGTTTTCTACCGCAATTATGGCTAATGCAATCCACGCGTAATGGCCGCACTTGATGGTGTTGTTATTCAGTTTGCCCGTATTTTGTTCTGGATTGTTTCTAAAAATGCCTAATGGCGTTGGTATCCAAATCGCGGGCTTATGCTGTGCGGCTTGAATAAAACTACCAATGTCGTCCAAACCAAAATAACTGATGCCCTGCATGGACGGGTTAAGAATCACCTCGGCGGCCTCGCGACGAAACACCGCATGGCTAAACTCACCTAACTTATTGCTGCAACCAGGAATCAGCGCGTTTGCCATGGTGGCCGCATCAAAGTGTTGACTAAATACCTGGCTGGTGGCGTGATCAATCAACATGCCGAAAGGCTGACCGGTTTCAAGCGCGTTCCAGCGTGCACTGACGGATATCAGTGCCTCTTGTTTGGCATGCTCACGCATGTGCGTTTCATAAAAGGTTGGGTAAATTAAGTCGTCATCCATCAGGATGTGGAAAAACTCGGCCTCTTGCGCATAGCTTCTTGCCACATGATAAATATTTACAAAGCCGCCCTTTTTTGGACCAGGCACGACGGAAATATCGAGTTTTTTGTAAATATCCAATTGGGCTAGGCGCTGCACTAATGCCGTGACTTCATCGTTCGGGTTGTCGTCCGAAATCACCACTTTAAAGTGCGGATAGGTTTGCGTGGCCAAACTTAACAGCAGTTGCTCGATATAGTTGGGTTTGTAAGCTGGGATTAAGGTGCAAATCGTCGCCACTGGCTTGTCGGAGTGCGCTTTTGTTTTGATGCTAGCTTGTGGCTGTGCCTCTAGCTGAGGAGCAAGCTCCACTCTAAGCATTTGCGCGGTTTCTGCCGTCAAGCCAAACTCCTCGCCCAAACCAATCGCGCTATCTGCTTGCGCATATTCGCCAAGCAGCATCAAGGCATCAATGTAGCTGACCCAATATTGTTCTTGCTGGGGTGCTTGTTGCACCGCCCACTCTAACTGCATCAAGGCGTCGTCTAGCTTAGACTGTTGCGCCAACAATACCCCCAACTGGTGGTTGGCTTCGGCGTGATTGGGTTGCACTTTCAGTACTTCGCGCAACAACGCTTCGGCCATCGTCCAATCGCCCGCTTGCAGGCTTTCTTGCGCCAATTGCATCACATCGTTCATCGCGTCTAACAATGCCTGCTGGGTGTTGATTAAGTCGCTTAAGCCAGCTTGCTCCAAGGCTTGCAACAAGGCTGGCACGGCAATTTCAAAGTTGGCATGATGCAAGTCCGAACACGCCGCTGACGGCAGTGTTTTACCCAGCACATACGCTAAACGTTGGCCATTAGCCGTGGCGATATGGCTAAAGTACCAATAGTTGGCGTACTTAGTGTCGTTCATCAACACCAACACCTGTGCGCCTTTGGGTGCCCACAGCATATTCACCAAAGCCGCGCCAGAGGCTGACACAATGTAGTGTGCGCGACTAAATAACGTCACTTGTTGTATAAAGGTGAGCTTACTGGGGTCGATGCTGGTAAAGCCATTGGCGACTAACAAGGCTTCGATTTCTTGCTCGTTGACCATCACGCGCACATTGGTATTGCGGCCCGGCGTGCGTTTAATAAAGATTTTTGAGGGTAATTCGTCGTTAAGTGCGGGATCTACATGGGCTAAAAATGCCTCGCGTACTGCTTGCAATGCCAGTGGATGAAAAATCACGTGTGTTGGTTCCGACAATAAGTCTTTACCTTCGCCATGCAATGCTTTGGGCCGCTGAAACGCCACATTGGCCACCGGACTCACCCATAATGCCGATGGAAAACGGTTGACGGTCAGCGCATCTATCTTGATGATTTGTGCTGGGTCTATTCCCAACAAATATAGCGCCTCTAGCATGCTAGGGTAAGACAGCGCATCCAATAAAATGCGATATTCCGCCAAATCGACGCCAGCGTTTTTTAACAATACCAATTGTGGCAGATACTCGGTCAGCCAATGCGCATAGTTGTTAGAGCCATTGCCGATTAAATTGATGACCTTGTGCGCGTGTTCAAACTGGCCACGTACATTGCCATAACCAATCAAACCTTTCTCTCGCTGCATACTGCAAAAGCCCAAGCCCTGCTCTTGCGTCTCCCAGTAGTCAGGTGAAAAATGTTGGTGCACGATACTTTTGTTTTGAATAATCGGAAACGCAGCC encodes the following:
- a CDS encoding glycosyltransferase, yielding MIDLPADQQVETLIQLFMSGQYHELEVRLHTLLNHFPDWLIGWKILSDTYLVQKKDAREVAYRALALNMQDPEEHCYYGLVLKAQNDLHGAAQAFEQAIRLKPDYVAAINNLGIIRKDLGDVQQGVACFARALQLDPSYASCFSNLLFCLSQDDTANDETLWDMHRRFAGFYETPGKICWKNHTNLREPERILNIGFVSAAFREHSLSNFFEPVLSFLAQSAELRLHAYAASAIEDGTTVRLKTHFRSWRTVDRLNDLDLADIIRQDQIDILVDLDGHTSGNRLTMFSLKPAPIQASWLGYLATTGLTAMDYYIGDTHLNPPGSLDKQFSEKLIRLPVNAPFLPEVTAPDVNALPALSNGYITFACFNRINKITQSTVRLWSVILRQISTAKLLLIGDLQSNNHRIIFDWFKEQDIGTDRFIMMPKSSLQDYMALHHRVDICLDTMPASGVTTTCHAAWMGVPTLCIAGDRMISRGAAAIMRHLELEDFVVDNTESCIRQACYFANALNLLNDTRQQLRPRFKASLLAQPAQSASALESAFRMIWRRWCTGKQTQSIMISHYLR
- a CDS encoding DegT/DnrJ/EryC1/StrS family aminotransferase produces the protein MIPFLDLKAAYHALASELDEAVLRASRSGQYIGGTEVKDFEALFASYVGAGNCIGGGNGLDALTLILRALNIGPGDEVIVPSHTFIATWLAVSAVGAEPLPVEPASGQYVLNASDIAPYITNHTRAIIPVHLYGIPADIEAICLLAKQHNLYVIEDAAQAHGATVNGRKIGSHGDAVAWSFYPGKNLGALGDGGAVTTNDDGLAQRIRMLANYGSKVKYHNQERGINSRLDPMQAAVLSIKLKYLDRWNKRRQEIAQRYHTAFAELPLSLIDMPRHQSSVWHLYVVRTPERDALQAALKQAGIETLIHYPVPPHLQQAYADLNIRTALPIATRYAKEVLSLPMGPQLAAEDVEKIITAVRRYFGG
- a CDS encoding WxcM-like domain-containing protein, with protein sequence MPLEDCRIIELPKIHNPQGNLTFIESSSQIPFDIQRVYHVYDVPGGAERGGHAHKGLHQFIVAMSGSFDITLDDGKNKHKFHLARSYYGLYVCPMIWREIDNFSSGSVLMCLASNKYSEEDYYRKYEDFMRARWAAA
- a CDS encoding ankyrin repeat domain-containing protein produces the protein MDKEFKTALPTICIAGQNAIAVHGLAYAVNAFPNHPICYLPVKADTGVDGWQPSLIKQAKVLGVPRVTLESLYAMDDLVFISLQFDEIINTKRFKTTQLYNIHFSKLPKYKGVCPAIHAILNGETETGVTLHCIEDGIDTGDIIGQATVAITRDDTARSLYLKQMQHAQDLFEAYLTALVTQKFEAYPQPAIGASYYSKKAIDFANVTIDWRKTAYEVHNQLRAFHFREYQMPCYQNWQIVSTHIQLVKSTAKPGTLITETESYFELATIDYNIYLIKDYLPVLWMACEVGDLAAVHQACKWIQHLDTRNKHGWNALIIAAYHGHLPIVKALLALGLDVNSTNYKGTTALMYALSHYEAHQNDDVFQYLLNVGADIHMRDTYGKTVMDYLHKKGLHHLLNAEIA